In the Erythrolamprus reginae isolate rEryReg1 chromosome 13, rEryReg1.hap1, whole genome shotgun sequence genome, one interval contains:
- the NAALADL1 gene encoding aminopeptidase NAALADL1: MANWKYIVGSVFGGALLLTAGILLGHFAIPKEAPPLNCTMEEVNCTNNATQDLEDLGILEDFMNQVEATNIRENLRKLAAKPHMATTKGDQDLVKLLLERWNDPEFGLDKATEMKYDVFLSFPDPEKPNRVTVENDTAVLFESRETEENLTSDQGDPEVVKPYAAYGPAGTAKGKLVYANQGNPSDYEFLVNQSINLNGTIAITRYGGAGRVAKAINGAKFGVIGVVVYTDPGDINDGKSSPEETYPHSWYMPRSGVERGSFKSGFGDLLTPYFPAKNFTYRIPEDEITGLSTIPVQPIGFEDAKELICNLDGPKAGSSWQGALGCDYHLGPGFRENGRFSNTSNVHVKVYNKRQIKPSSNVVGVIRGSVEPDRYVLYGNHRDSWVHGAIDPSSGTAVMLEITRILGKMVKEGKWRPRRTLIFGSWGAEEFGLIGSTEYTEEFFSKLQERSVAYINVDIAVFANATLRVQGTPPAQKVVFAATQQVKTPDNASVSVYENWKHHSSRNSSIYGIIPSLGSLGAGSDFAPFIHYLGITAMDIAYTYDRSKTSARIYPAYHTAFDTFDYADRYIDPGFTSHRAVAQTAGNVLLRLAESLILPFNVSDYGETLQAMCDTAEQKFQKDLLNHNISLDPLRDAVLRFHSAAADLNQRIASLQNEKSPSPLALRTVNDQLMLLERTFLDPRAFPDKHYYSHVIWASRSSSVRTFPGLADAVAAATKPDKWDDVHKHLTVVIQAVENAASFLEPVA; this comes from the exons GAAGCTGGCAGCCAAGCCCCACATGGCAACCACGAAGGGGGACCAAGATCTAGTCAAACTCCTCCTCGAACGCTGGAACGACCCGGAATTTGGTCTCGACAAGGCCACAGAGATGAAGTACGACGTCTTTCTGTCCTTCCCAGATCCAGAGAAACCTAACAGGGTGACTGTGG agAACGATACTGCAGTGCTGTTTGAGTCCAGAGAAACTGAAGAGAACCTCACTTCAGATCAAGGGGATCCAGAGGTAGTAAAGCCCTATGCAGCTTACGGACCCGCAGGGACCGCCAAG GGGAAACTGGTGTATGCCAACCAAGGAAACCCGAGTGATTATGAATTCCTTGTCAATCAAAGTATCAATCTCAATGGCACCATTGCCATTACTCGCTACGGAGGAGCCGGCAGAGTTGCAAAG GCGATCAATGGGGCAAAATTTGGCGTCATTGGTGTGGTGGTGTACACAGATCCTGGAGACATCAACGATGGGAAATCTTCACCTGAGGAGACCTATCCTCACTCGTGGTACATGCCGCGCTCCGGCGTAGAGAGAGGGTCTTTCAAATCCGGCTTCGGAGATCTCCTGACGCCCTATTTTCCTGCAAAAA ATTTCACCTACCGGATTCCAGAGGATGAGATCACGGGCTTGTCCACAATCCCCGTCCAACCCATCGGATTTGAGGATGCCAAAGAACTGATCTG TAACCTTGATGGACCCAAAGCAGGCTCTTCCTGGCAAGGCGCTCTGGGCTGTGATTACCACCTTGGACCTGGATTCCGAGAAAATGGGCGCTTTTCTAACACCAG CAACGTGCACGTGAAGGTCTATAACAAGAGACAGATCAAACCATCTTCCAATGTCGTGGGGGTGATACGGGGAAGTGTGGAACCAG ATCGGTATGTTCTGTACGGGAACCACCGAGATAGTTGGGTTCACGGAGCCATTGACCCAAGCAGTGGAACGGCGGTCATGCTTGAAATCACACgtattttggggaagatggtgaaGGAAG GGAAGTGGCGCCCACGAAGAACCCTCATTTTTGGCAGCTGGGGCGCTGAGGAGTTCGGCCTTATTGGTTCGACAGAGTACactgag GAATTTTTCAGCAAATTGCAAGAGAGGAGCGTAGCCTACATCAACGTGGATATTGCTGTCTTTG CTAATGCCACCTTGAGGGTCCAAGGAACACCCCCAGCCCAAAAGGTCGTTTTTGCAGCTACTCAACAG gTCAAGACCCCAGACAACGCTTCGGTATCCGTCTATGAAAACTGGAAACACCATTCCAGCCGAAATAGCTCCATCTATGGAATAATCCCCAg CTTGGGGTCTCTGGGGGCTGGAAGTGATTTCGCTCCTTTCATCCACTATCTGGGCATCACCGCAATGGACATTGCTTACACCTATGATCGG agCAAAACGTCGGCGCGCATTTACCCTGCCTACCACACGGCCTTCGATACCTTTGACTACGCAGACCGATATATTGATCCCG GATTCACCAGCCACCGGGCCGTGGCGCAAACGGCCGGGAACGTCTTGCTGCGCCTGGCGGAGTCCTTGATCCTGCCCTTCAACGTGAGCGACTATGGGGAGACATTACAAGCCATGTGCGACACGGCCGAACAAAAGTTCCAGAAGGACCTCCTCAACCACAACATCTCCCTTG ACCCCCTCCGGGACGCGGTCCTTCGCTTCCACTCGGCAGCTGCCGACCTCAACCAGCGCATCGCAAGTTTGCAAAATGAAAAATCGCCCAG CCCTCTTGCTCTACGGACGGTGAATGACCAGCTGATGCTACTAGAAAGGACGTTTTTGGACCCAAGAGCTTTCCCAGACAAGCATTACTACAG CCACGTCATCTGGGCCTCTCGCTCGTCGTCCGTACGCACCTTCCCAGGCCTGGCTGACGCCGTGGCTGCTGCCACAAAGCCAGACAAGTGGGACGACGTCCATAAACACCTGACGGTGGTTATCCAAGCAGTGGAAAACGCCGCCTCCTTTCTCGAACCCGTGGCCTAA